A window of Rhododendron vialii isolate Sample 1 chromosome 11a, ASM3025357v1 genomic DNA:
CAAGTGGGCACAAATCCATTTTTGGGCCCATTTTGggtctaaaaaaaatgatcggaaccgctcattttatttaaaatactttgcttatggtccttacaaaaaataagctcaatccggtatCAGTAAAAgcgtttacgaaacatccaaactttgctctaGAATTCAGGCTTGAATTCTGGGACAAAGTTGAACATTTTGTAGGTCCCTTAAACGCTTGTAGAAGTAACCTCAGTgtttcactatatttactgaATTTCCATCCTAAAGTTAGTTTGTGAGAGGGACAATTTCGATCCATTAGATTGGGTAGATTGGATGGTTGAGATGGCAGGAAAAGGAGTATTATTTTGGAATCTTAGATACCTCCCCTCCCTTGTTATATGGATATAGGCAGAAATCAGTCCCTATTTCTAGTCCACGGTTGAACCAAGTTGGGTGTGAATGAGCTAAGGCTCCAAAAGTTCACAAACATTACTTCATTAAATTGGAGACATCTTGATCAGATTTGCAGCACATGTAGAATGAGGGCTGCTGTGATATGATAGATGCATATCCGATAATCTTCAACAACTTTGAACTGAATCAGTTGAGTTGAAgctagaaaaacattttatcgATCGTGTATTGTGTTTTTTCAACCTCAtgataattttatttgaaagtttATTTGACTTACATTTTTGTAACCAAATAAGGGTCCCTATTATAATTTCGCCAAACGTCCTGAAGATATCAGGGCCGGCTTTGACACCAGCTGAAGTTTCAAGTAAGAAAATTGACAAATTGTGCCTTGGTCCAAGCATGCCATGAGAAACAAGGGACCGGTGAAATACACCTGGTGAGTTCTTTGATATCGCAAGCATGATGTTCTTCcaaattcttaaaattttaggGCTGTAACATTTGCACCCACGAAAATACCAAATGAGAATCTCACATCATCGGATATTGCTTGCTTTCATTCCAGACAAATCGAAAACCTGTTTGGCTAGCAAACTGCTTCCGAAAACAGTTTCCCGacaaaaattaggaaaacaattcACTTTCAGGCAAACACCAAGACGTCGGAAACTATTTCACACAAGAATGAAAACGTCGAGTATTTTCGAACATTTCATTGTCATTGCATCTGAAACCACGAAAaacgaaaacccaaaacgacAACAATACCCAAGCAGAAAATACAACATataatgcaaaacaaaaataaagaaaaacagaaaatacaaCATCCAACGGGAAACAAACAGAACAATTTCAAACTAGATCGACTTAGGTTGTAATCCCGTGGGGAGAGGAAAACGAAACAGCGGCAGGAGAAGGATCAGAAGGCAGCGACTTTGCAACACTGTTATTGCTATTGCCACTATAGCTTGAAGACTGAACTTGACTGCTGCTCCCGGATGCGTAGAACGATGAATTAGCATAAGATCCGAAAGAATTTCCCTGAGGACCAAAAGACAATGGAACTTCAAAAATCAGCACCAGAATTGCTTGCCTGATGGAGGGCCTTTGGACCCAATCCGGGTTCGCACACCAAAGCCCAACAACCATCAAACACTCCATGATCTTTTCATCATATTCGACACCTAGTCTCGGGTCAACCGCCTCGAGAATTTTCCCATTTCGATACAGTTCCCACACCCAATCAACCATTTTGACCTCATTTTGCTGTGCATTGGGCTCAATGGGCCTCCTTCCACATGCTATTTCAAATGCCACGACCCCGAAGTTGTAGACATCTGATTCCTTACTAGCTTTTTTCCCGTTATAAGACACTCTGTAGCCATGTAACCTCTGGTCCCCGCCACAACTGTGGTCTCGACCTGTTCCTCGTGGTGGACCAGCCTAGCTAGCCCGAAATCTCCCAATTTGGCATTGAAATTCGAATCCAACATCACGTTGCTCGTTTTTATGTCCCTATGCACCACACACTGCTCCCATTCTTCGTGTAAATAGAACAATGCTAAGGCTAGGCCTTGCGCGATTTTGTATCTTATATCCCAAGTTAACAAACTTTTCGCCTTGAATAAATGAGAGTCCAGGCTTCCATTAGGCATGAACTCGTAAACTAGCAAGAGCTCGCCTTTATCGTGGCACCAGCCCATGAGTTGCACCAAGATCCTGTGCCTCAACTGACTGATGATTTTCACTTCCGATGCGTACTCTTTTAGGCCTTGTTTGGACTCCCTTGACACCCTCTTAATAGCAACGTCGGAATTCATTTCCTTTAGAAATCCTCAGTAAACCCCACCAAATCCCCCTGCTCCAAGTTTCCTTTCCTCCGAGAAATTTTCTGTCGCAATCTCCAATTCCTCATACGAGAATTTCCTAGCCCCGGTGCCCCTTTTGAATTCATCGTCCATTGATCGTTCTCGTATTGGTAATGGCTCGTCCTTTTTTCTCCACAAccctaaaaaaatcaaaccaatcaaAACCAACACACCAAAACCAACGCTCAATCCCACGACCAATCCCGTCTTGTCCCCCCCCCCTTTCCCGGCGTCTTTTCCTCCATCGTCGATTCCTAAACGAGAGCTATTAATCGCCCCTTCCGTGTCAGGCCCCCCCTGACACGGGCTCCCTCCTTTTCTCCCTTTTACCCTCACCTTcacctgctctctctctctcacttcagtctcactctctcttattttattttttgttataaaattttaaatgtttataactttttttcaagtacttatttttaataaattttatatttttgaaatctactcaacgaaacctatcaaacgagcctaatactgatggtgaaataatataaaacaaaaaaactatatttttgtggtagtttaaactgtctaaagagattaaaaaattaagtgttccaaatttaaatctttttgaaccggtggaaagattttagttttcttatcattttatcctaaatagtcatacttaaattttgactcaagggctctcgttgattaagcCTAAGAAAatcatagaatcaaatatctcttagggttaatcaatgagagccctagagccaaaatttaattatgaccatttaggataaaatgataaaaaaataaaatctttccaccggttcaaaaggattgaaatttggaacacgtaattttttaatcatattatctctttgtttttaattttttgggcccaatatattatctctttatttttatttttttcctttattttttttaaacttctataTTTGAGTTTTCAAGTAAACTATGTATGTTGAAtccacttaaatttactttatatttctctGAACAGTTAATAATGCAAACTGAAATCAAActttatttaattataattgagTATATAAAAtcaatacatgaacataaataaataacactaatttagtcaatatttccgCCAAATTGTGGTCGTCATCCCGACAGATCTATCTgcattacttcgtaccacaattggAAGCATGCTTCATAAGGATGAGCCCATCCGTGTGCTTCATCTGATGCATTTGACCTCCACCATATGATGATGGATGGTACATGGTAATGAGGGTATAGgaaaacttgcacgaagtgattgccATTAATATGACCAATAGCTATATGTTTGGGCGCTGCGAATGGAACTGGATGGGAACTCAACGGCAAGTGAGTAAGACAACTCGAAGCAATCATATCGAATGTATGCAGTACAACGTTGTATGTTGATGCGATGACAAGTCCCAATGGTATAGAATCCATCCAATGTTCCTTTGGTGCCGATGGCTGAAAGCAACGAAATCTTTGTAGCACCTGGTATACATAATCACGTTATGGATAAAACTGAGCGTACAGCAcccaattttgttcaatctaTTGCAAGTTTGAActaatggtcataattaaatttttttgaaccaacgGGCAATTCAGACAGTTTTAGACAGTTTGCGAATTTGAAccaatggtcataattaaatttttttgaaccaacaGCCAACTTGGAAtcaatgcttaatttttttaactttttagacaatttatatatttcaaaatatagttaaaaaattaagtattccaaatttcaatccgtttgaaccagtggaaagattttatttttttatcattttattctaaatggtcataattaaattttgattctacAACTCTCGTTGAATAGCCCTAAGAAAATtctagaatcaaatatctcttaaggctaatcaacgagagcaatagagttaaaatttaattatgaccatttaggataaaatgatcggaaaactaaaatctttccactgattcaaatggattgaaatttgaaacacttaatttttttaacctttttagaccgtttatatatttaaaaatatagttaaaaaattaaagtgttccaaatttcaatccgtttgaaccggtggaaagattttagtttcctgatcattttattctaaatggtcataattaaattttgactctagagcactcattgattagccctaagagatatttgattctacaagtccaaaaattcattatgactattgaagataaaatgataaaaaaaaacaagatatttccaccgattcaaccggattgaaaatcggaacactaaaataattttaaaaaaagaaaaaaagaaaaaagatacagagTACGTATAAACATtagtattaattaaataaataaaaaataacaagaaaatagGTTCGGATATTTTTGGGCCAAGCGGGGTATTTTCGTAATAGGAGTGAACCCGTGTCGGGGGGTCTGACACAGGGGGTGCCATTAGTAATCTAAACGGGCAGTGGAAAATTCTCATGACTGGATGCTATTTTTTTCGTAGGACGACCCCGTTGAACCAGAGAAACCAAAAGTAACCCACTCTGGCAAATGAGCTCTTAGATCAACTAAGTGAATACAACACTAAGGTTTTTGGTGCTCGAATCGTACTTTATCCgggcttcattttttttccccaaaaaaataccaCTCTCCCAAAACTGATTTTTCACAGACTTCATAGTGTTGATATTTATACCCACATGATTGATGGGAAAACTGGTTTCCCATGTGTTTCTATTAGTATCGAATTCCACTGCAACAAACGTAGATGTTCCATTCTCATTAACCAGGCCAAGTCCACCGCCATCCAAGTCCGGTGGAATGTTAGAACCATTAGGAGAAAGGAAAAAGGTAATCCCTTCGCCGTAGTTTTCTCCTAGAATCAGGAAGGAGAAATTCATGCTGAAGTCCGTGAGATCTCCCATGGCGCTGTCCCACAAGTGAAGGGGTTGGAAATAGGTGGCGCGGCCAATCTTATATTGGAGAAATGAAGTGTTGGTGTAGTCATTTGGGTCTGGAGTGAGTTGGATGCCATTGGCGGAGATGTAAGCGCCCATCTCCGGTAGTGTTTATGGAGTTGAATGCCAATGAATTGTCCGGTGTTATGGATGGGAGACTGAATTCCAGAGGGGTTGCAAAAGGGATcaacagaaagaagaagaaggtgaacATGGAGACAAAAAGAAGTGAAAGCTTAGTAGGTCATTGGAGATGGATTCTTAAAAGGTTATTGATCATTGTGGTTTGTTTCACACTTGGACTTGGTTCAAGCTTGCACTTTATAACATAACGAGTGAAATGTATGTTGGAAAAGTCACCAGTCGTAGCCCTATTCCGTTTGGATTTTGTGGGTGATTTTTAAGATTAATGAGTGGAGAaatatagagaaaatttattagagaccGTATTCAGGAGttttgaaacccaaaacgaTCAAGGCCGATGATCTGAACCATGAAGCCTAATATGATAAGTGCTTCTGGTATTATCTAGTCTTGTAATCGCAAAAATTTGTAGTTCTTTTATCATAGTAAATTTCACACTAGCAGTAAACGTAGTGTTTCTTAGGTGAACCACGTAAATTCGATGCTtctatttttaaattgtttaatGCATTTGTAAATTCGATGCTtctatttttaaattgtttaatGCATTTGTAAGTTCGATGCTTCTATTTTTAAATTGCTTAATGCAGCACAACATTCTTATACGAAACTTTTTGCAACAAGAAACTAGAACGATTAATATTTGAGTTAGAGGTACTTCCTCTTTGAACAAACGAATTTGACAATTAATCTTGatttttcattaataaaaaacaATCATCTTGCCCTATGACTTACATCCTTATTTATATTGATATTATTctaccattaaaaaaaaactaagaaacaactaaaataatgaaaagttaaatctAAGtcttaaaaaacaagaaaataatataaagaaaatagaatcaatctaaataagaaaacctaatatTCTAGACAATTGCTGTTAAAACGAAAATATTTCTGgtaacaaaataatttaaaatttactAGGAAACGCGAGTAGCTACTGTATAATTTGAAGTTAACTTTTTAAGTCTCGTGGTTAGGCTAAATGTAAGCAGGTTAGCTAGCGCGGGTCGTTaacaatttttgttttcatgatTTGTGCAGCAATTATATAAGCTTCCATTTAGTAAACATTACCAGCTAAATAGATGATTGGAGGAGTAACTGATTTTTTCtatttgatgatgatgatagtATCACATTGGAAGAATGTATCCGCGGTGTCTATTATTACCAAATTCTCCAAAATTACaagcctctctctcttggaCTAACAAGCCTTGCCATACTTTTCAAAATTACTATCATCATTGCTAGAGTTTCAATTTTCTTCGATGGCTGCCGCTAGCTGACTCTTAAGCAGTCAAAActaacaactctctctctctctctctctctctctctctctctctctctctctactatcATCATTGCTAGAGTTTCAATTTTCTTCTATGGCTGCCACTAGCTGACTCTGAAGCAGTCAAAACTAacaagtctctctctctgttaagCAGTCAAAActaacaactctctctctctctctctctctctctctctctctctctcacgcaagTGTTCAAAGTCTTTGTTAATTGAGAGTCTTTGTTTATTTGAAGTCCTGTGATAAAGCATGCATATCTGTAATCGAATATAGAGAGcattttttaacggcaaaattttttttatttattttgaaattgttacaagactaatatGAGCAAAGAAATAGCATTATGTTCAAAGAACAATCATCTACCCAAACTGATATCCAAATCTACGATTGGCAAGAACCCAATTAAGAACACTCATTTGGGCAAAAGCCCAAACACCCTATATGAGTGTAATAATACTCAAATCAGTACAAATTTAGCATAGTTAGTGTCAAAATGATGCTATGTCTTCGCATCTTCCACGCAAAACAACATTATTTATGTGGCTATGTAAATTAACTGGAAGATACAGTGCTTAATCACCAACAAGTTAGAAAAACAAGAAGGTAGTAGTAAGCAAACCATGTTTAAAAAGTCTATTGTGAGTTTCCTGCAGAATAAAATGCAGAGAAGTACTGAGTATGAAGTCTGGAGGAAATCAAACTGAGATGTAGTTGGCAAAACCAATAGATCGAAAACGTATTCCAATAGATCAAAAGGATGCCATGAGAAGAAAGAACTATTGCGTACTCCTTTATGAGTACATGGAAATTGGAAGCTTGGATTCCCATCTTCCAACGAAAAGCTTGTTGACATGGGGAACAAGATATAAAATTGCTCCAGGTTTGACCTTTGCATTGCGCTAGCTACACAAATAATATTAGGAGCACTGTGTGGTGCATAGgcaggggcggagctatgttgggccCCAGCTCCCCGAGCgttcaagttttaaaatttttattttgtacatacctaattttgaatattattgataattattcgtgtatagctacttataatcttaataattttggttcgatttgataaaaaaatcaattattttacattcttatttctcaatttcgctcataaataaaaaaaataagcatgtgGCAGTTGAATTAGCCTAAAGaatcattttaatgtacaaatgtagTGAATCGAAAAGCAAAAGCCTTATGACATAATAAGTAtatgttccgataaaaaaaaatatcttttaggCCGGCACCCCCGGACTCAAAATCTTGGCTCCGCCACTATGCATAGGGATGTAAAATCAAGCAATGTGATGTTGGACTCGAATTTCAATGCCAAATTGGGATTTTGGGTTTGCTAGGCTTGTTGATCCCAAAAAAGAGTCACAAACAACAATGGCGGCAGCGACAATAAGATACATCGCACCGGAATGTGTCAGATGTCTATAGCTTTGAAGTCGTGGCTTTGAAAATAGCGTGTGGCAGAGACCATAGGGTGAAAGAAGACGAGACAACAAATTTGGTGGAGGGGGAAACTGCTTGTAGCTGCAGAATTAAAACTGGGTAAACAATAAGCACGAAATGGAAAGATTGTCGGTCCTTGGTCTCCGGTGCATGTGCACCCATCCCCATAGCAAGCTCCGGCCTTCCATAAGAGAAGCGATTCATCAAGTTCTTAATTTTTCAGGCTCCATCGCCTTGTCTTCCATCGGCGATGCCCGTGGCAATGTTTTCGACTCCGAATTTCATCTTCacctcttccattatccaaTGATGAATCCACTGTTtactgtaggggttcgatttaggaggaaggaccttcgcctgaacttgtacttcacttccgctgctccgttcctccgccgatggacctgcaacaagtcactaaggctggaatagccctgtgaccctccgacgatcaagttagatgtaaggagagttgcttttaggtctagggttaggggaagatggcatacctctcaaagatgaatatccctttgtatttatagacctaggttaacttgggctccaagccagtgcgtggaggtcacgcttaggtaaccgcccttggtgacatcatagatgacgccacgggataagacggttacgaagcacatgggcagatgatccttttcgccacgtatcgctcatggtcccctcctgctatgctgcattctgccaaaagtCCCAAGCGGAATGTACACCTCGGTAACTAgccgaagtgtaaacaggagacttgactccgagcgagtaaacagaaagatatacacaggcccatgtcaatatgaggcctcggttgatggtggtccggttatattaccgagacgattaccgaagcctccacaatagcccctcaagtccctggagcgttgcacctctgcttcagggtcttgatcctATCGTATGAGacatcaggccttgatctttctttttagagaataaccgaagggtgaagttgcttcggtagatttcgttcaacccgcgccagagaagagccacgtgtcaaCTGTTGCCGAGATCTCAGAATCAAAAAGctgcctcggcacgtgccatgccagttgattggtacgaaacgtcgcttcggtgacacgcgtcaacatgcctaaggtccgaatatccggcgcctgtcctcagtgcagagtccttgatactagccgttcgatgataacacatgtcgatgatctaacggctcaatgcacgacgcttcgtttcccgcgcagctttccatctctatcaatataaataggagagacagaggtgagatcgtcaccctttcttctgcttctgaagtcgaaccgccgccgccgtataCTTCCAGCTTTCAGTCGAGATTTCAAtcgttttggttgggagatcttgcacaaacttgaggtatgtcgaccttcttgctttattcttcacgttttgaccattgttttgagtttttcgctgttttcttgcacttgttacggctgagcaaccgctcgccaccgtctggttcaaggcggcgctgggcttctccagcGTTGTTCACGCTATTACCGAGgtctaaactcatcccgagacctagattcatcccgaggccaaaactcatcccgagacctagactCACCCTGATCCCAAGGGAAAGGACTTCTGTTTTTAGAAATTCTTCCGAGAGGGAAACGCCTTTATAGGAAACGATTGTCCGAGGACTCCGgggagcgatgaccattccgcACTGAGCGCTAGACATTGATTTTTTCCCTGagcacatagctaacgggtttttgtattcctttccttggttaggcagaagcgaatggtcatcgagctctcttcggacagttccGGTAGTTCAGGTTCTTCTCCTGTTGAAATTCCCGAGGACattcgccagacacttcgggAGAGGGCATTCTTCCGGACTCCAATCGACTGCGTTGAACCATTTGAACCCTcgagagctcctcgtgaggtgacgacGTTTGACTCCCAAGAtatggaagccccaagtacctcgaaccaaggtccgggtccattcgccgatgcccccgaggaggtacggggacgcaggagggcgatgaggccatgcccataccgaaatcaatactttgacggctcctcggcttcttatgcCGAATTTAAGAGGGTATACAGCGTTCCTCATGACGTTGACATTCGGATCTTACCGAACAGCGACCCCAAGGACCTTCCACACCGGGAGGGAGCACTCATattccccttgatggctatcacagaggggggcgttagattcccccttcatcagtttgtccgaagggttctccgagctctctccctcacgtcttctcagctgacggtgaactcctaccggatcatcacgagcattatagagctgaggagACAATATAACCTGACGTTCGGACTCGAGGAGCTTTTCGGTGTATACCTCGTTGGAGTTAACCGGGAGAGCGACCGTCACTACCTCTCATGTAGGACGGGATACGACACCttccttatcgaccatcttcctgactcggaagagtgggcgagtatttatgtgtcggtcaccgggaattttatgtttggacCTGGGGAGAGCGCGGACACAGCCACCACAGTTCAGTTCgaaaccggggctcctggtcggtagaaacatcttcttagctttattatgtttgcacatttttctttcctcattgtatactgattcttccattctctatcTTTCAGCCGAGGGCATCGTTGCAGAGCTTCGGGCAAGAGCTAACCGAGCGCAAATAACAGCGGCCTACGCAATCCCTATcacgagtcggtatgcaccCGATCTGCTCGGATACAAACCGACTTACACCggttatttgaaaaagaagccgaggcagcaaggaGTTTCTCGAGGGggacgaggacgtggccgaGGAAGAAaccaaggaagaggagaaggcaGGAGAGGAGGAGCCGGGGCGACAGAAGACGAAGTTGGTGAGTCTGTTCCCCGAGGCGTGATCCGGGAAGAAATCGACCGGGAGACCCCAGAAAGGACGGGACTTAGTGGAGAGATGACCGGTCGTGGAAGGgaagtgctcaaccttcggCGCCAAAGGCCACGAGGGCGGGGTGCTGGCGTCAGGGTTGGCTCGCCGGGGACCGGAACCTCGAGGGTGATCCCTGTTTCTCCTCAGGAGCCGCCGGAGAAAAGGGCTCGCACCGAGGAAGAAGGCTTCGGACAAGGGAGGGGCggggagccgatcttgatagaTGAAACAGGGGCCCGAGGAGATGAGGGGGATGTGGAGAGCCGGGGGGGAACCGAGACGAGGACTCGCgttccggcgagggaggtcccctgggcccccgaggttcgtcactactcGGGGCGCCTGATTCATCATGCTGATAGCGCGTCTTCTAACATTGGGACGGCGTTTGGGctgcttcggtcgtgtattcttccgaaggatGCCCGAGCTGTTGaggggtgcaccgtggatctgacaggagagatagcgcaggcacttctgaaagtaag
This region includes:
- the LOC131307132 gene encoding agglutinin-2-like; this translates as MGAYISANGIQLTPDPNDYTNTSFLQYKIGRATYFQPLHLWDSAMGDLTDFSMNFSFLILGENYGEGITFFLSPNGSNIPPDLDGGGLGLVNENGTSTFVAVEFDTNRNTWETSFPINHVGININTMKSVKNQFWESGIFLGKKNEARIKYDSSTKNLSVVFT